The following coding sequences are from one Humulus lupulus chromosome X, drHumLupu1.1, whole genome shotgun sequence window:
- the LOC133804692 gene encoding uncharacterized protein LOC133804692 → MTPPYDMADVQTRAEGVFRVLEFRERAQKKSALTFAPPTNNPLPPARDDKRKRNQTDHTKEGKRSRQDRQSSRYPSFKYTIPQEVIYEENKDRPILREPYKITTPSDRRDKNRYCLFHKDHSHTIAECHNLNNQIQALMRSGRLTQYIKEMGRPGASRHNPASAPAPQASDPVHTASDSTQEPLKQAPTIHGIIELTDNQEHITKIHKRMEERVKRYKSLGHVVNLVTSEDRSCPASAITFTDDDLKGVHLPHGDPLVIYLQVDHCQLGRVLIDRGSGVDILFWEAFQKMGLEENQIRPSTMPILGFNNQRVYPKGVVRLTVVATERALPVDFLIIDSTTSYNAIMGRNWIHQMQGVVSTLHQVMRCQSLNGRYTVDIKGCQKQAKKGFLTLKEINSSGTASHNNFPDK, encoded by the coding sequence ATGACGCCTCCATACGACATGGCAGACGTGCAGACCCGAGCCGAGGGCGTCTTCAGGGTCTTAGAATTTCGAGAACGTGCACAGAAGAAGTCTGCACTCACCTTTGCTCCACCAACAAATAATCCTCTGCCACCTGCTAGGGATGACAAAAGGAAGCGGAACCAAACAGATCACACGAAGGAAGGAAAAAGGTCAAGACAGGATCGACAGTCATCACGATACCCGTCCTTCAAATACACCATCCCGCAAGAAgtcatttatgaagaaaataaagacaGACCTATCTTGCGAGAGCCCTACAAAATTACCACTCCTTCTGACAGAAGGGACAAAAATAGATATTGTCTCTTCCACAAAGATCACAGTCATACGATCGCCGAATGCCACAACCTGAACAATCAAATCCAGGCCCTCATGAGGAGCGGGAGGCTCACTCAATACATCAAGGAGATGGGCAGACCCGGTGCCTCGCGGCATAATCCTGCTTCTGCCCCCGCTCCACAAGCGTCAGACCCCGTGCACACAGCCTCTGACAGCACCCAGGAGCCTCTTAAGCAAGCCCCTACGATCCACGGGATCATAGAACTCACTGACAATCAAGAGCATATCACCAAAATCCATAAAAGGATGGAAGAACGAGTGAAGCGATACAAATCATTAGGCCATGTGGTCAATCTTGTCACTTCAGAAGACAGAAGCTGCCCAGCCTCTGCAATCACCTTCACCGATGACGACCTGAAGGGCGTACACCTACCCCATGGTGATCCACTCGTCATTTACCTACAGGTTGACCATTGCCAACTGGGCAGAGTTCTGATCGACAGGGGCAGTGGGGTCGACatcctcttctgggaagccttccagaagatGGGGCTAGAGGAGAATCAGATTCGGCCCTCCACCATGCCCATTTTGGGATTCAACAACCAAAGAGTATATCCGAAGGGCGTCGTTCGATTAACTGTGGTGGCCACAGAACGCGCCCTGCCAGTAGACTTTCTCATTATAGATTCCACCACAagctacaacgccatcatgggGAGAAATTGGATCCACCAGATGCAGGGGGTAGTCTCAACTCTACATCAGGTGATGCGATGTCAATCACTCAACGGGCGCTACACCGTCGACATCAAGGGCTGCCAGAAGCAGGCCAAAAAGGGCTTCCTTACCTTGAAAGAAATAAATAGCTCTGGCACTGCTTCCCATAACAACTTCCCTGACAAATAG